Genomic window (Rathayibacter sp. VKM Ac-2760):
TTCCCGCACCTGAGCGTCGCCGAGAACGTGGGCTACGGCCTCAAGCTGCGCGGCCTCGGACGCGCCGAGCGGGCGCAGCGGGTGACGGAGAGCCTCGAGATGGTCGGGCTCGCGCACCTCGCGGCCAGCCGGCCGCGGCGCCTTTCGGGCGGTCAGCAGCAGCGCGTGGCCCTCGCCCGCGCCATCGCGATCCGCCCGCGGCTGCTCTTGCTCGACGAACCGCTGTCGAACCTCGATGCGCGGCTCCGCGTGCAGATGCGCTCCGAGATCCGCCGCATCCAGTCCGAGACGGGCCTGACCGTCGTGCTGGTCACCCACGACCAGGACGAGGCGCTCGAGATGAGCGACGAGATGGTGCTCATGCGCGCCGGGCGCATCATGCAGCAGGGTGCTCCGGCCGCGGTCTTCGGCGCTCCGGCGAACCGCTTCGTCGCCGACTTCCTCGGCTACGAGAACTTCCTCGGCCTCGCCGACGGGTCGCTCGCGACCGTGCGGCCGGAGCACCTCGCGGTGACGAGCAGCGCGGCCACCGGCTCGTCTGCCCTGTCGCTGCCCGCGGTCGTCGTCGATGTCGCGTACCGAGGGGTCGACGTGCTCGT
Coding sequences:
- a CDS encoding ABC transporter ATP-binding protein; the protein is MSAAAEFVDVSQVFGDFTAVDGIDLAIPAGKLTTLLGPSGCGKTTSLRMLAGYSTPTSGQILIDGVDSTRLAPEKRGLGMVFQSYALFPHLSVAENVGYGLKLRGLGRAERAQRVTESLEMVGLAHLAASRPRRLSGGQQQRVALARAIAIRPRLLLLDEPLSNLDARLRVQMRSEIRRIQSETGLTVVLVTHDQDEALEMSDEMVLMRAGRIMQQGAPAAVFGAPANRFVADFLGYENFLGLADGSLATVRPEHLAVTSSAATGSSALSLPAVVVDVAYRGVDVLVTVEATDPAGDRVRLVSDVRADSAARVAPGDPVIVSAAASQIVAIARD